In Aurantimicrobium minutum, the following proteins share a genomic window:
- a CDS encoding dihydrolipoamide acetyltransferase family protein, protein MTVSKFYLPDVGEGLTEAEIVSWKVKPGDSVAINDILVEIETAKSLVELPSPYEGQVSELLAQEGETVEVGTAIITISSAGDSMLTAPTPTLAQAAMANEVFVTADSEMDGAKDAKDEASGSVLVGYGVGGHAATRRRRGGNAPAPTPPAAPAVVTPAPQAVAPAPVAKRPASLPVTEAVPVIAKPPIRKLAKDLDVNLAEVQATGIAGEITRDDVIRHASQASVFRNIQTPEWPEEREERIPVKGVRKAIATAMVQSAFTAPHVSVFVDVDATRTMEFVKRLKNSPDFAGVKVSPLLILAKAIIWAVRRNPTVNSTWTDKEIIVHRYVNLGVAAATPRGLIVPNVKDSQEMSLLELAQALEKLTLDARDGKTSPADMAGGTITVTNIGVFGMDTGTPILNPGEVGILALGTIKQKPWVVDGEVRPRFVTTLGASFDHRVVDGDVASRFLADVASVVEEPALLLD, encoded by the coding sequence ATGACGGTATCTAAGTTCTATCTCCCGGACGTGGGTGAAGGCCTCACAGAGGCAGAAATTGTTTCCTGGAAGGTCAAGCCTGGCGACTCCGTCGCCATCAATGACATCTTGGTTGAGATTGAGACGGCCAAGTCCCTAGTTGAACTGCCTAGTCCTTATGAGGGTCAGGTCAGTGAACTGCTTGCACAAGAGGGAGAAACCGTCGAGGTTGGCACCGCCATCATCACCATTTCTTCTGCCGGCGACTCCATGCTGACCGCGCCCACTCCCACCCTCGCTCAGGCAGCGATGGCGAACGAAGTGTTCGTCACCGCTGACAGCGAGATGGATGGCGCCAAGGATGCAAAGGACGAAGCCTCCGGAAGTGTTCTCGTCGGTTACGGGGTTGGCGGCCACGCCGCCACGCGCCGTCGCCGTGGCGGAAACGCACCCGCACCAACCCCTCCGGCAGCACCTGCTGTTGTGACTCCCGCGCCACAGGCGGTAGCACCTGCTCCTGTTGCTAAGCGTCCCGCTTCTTTGCCTGTGACGGAAGCCGTTCCGGTCATTGCGAAGCCACCTATTCGCAAGCTGGCCAAGGACCTAGATGTGAACCTCGCAGAGGTTCAGGCAACCGGTATTGCTGGAGAAATCACCCGCGATGACGTGATTCGCCACGCTTCACAAGCATCCGTTTTCCGCAACATTCAAACTCCTGAATGGCCTGAAGAGCGCGAAGAGCGCATCCCCGTTAAGGGCGTGCGCAAAGCCATCGCCACGGCGATGGTTCAGAGCGCATTCACTGCTCCACACGTCTCCGTCTTCGTTGATGTTGATGCCACCCGCACGATGGAGTTCGTCAAGCGTTTGAAGAACTCTCCTGACTTTGCAGGTGTGAAGGTGTCGCCACTGCTGATTCTGGCCAAGGCCATCATCTGGGCAGTGCGACGTAACCCCACCGTGAACTCCACCTGGACCGACAAAGAGATTATTGTTCACCGCTATGTGAACTTAGGTGTTGCTGCTGCCACACCGCGTGGTCTCATTGTTCCCAACGTTAAAGACTCTCAAGAGATGAGCCTTCTTGAGCTCGCTCAAGCTCTCGAGAAGCTCACCCTGGATGCTCGTGACGGTAAGACCTCCCCTGCTGACATGGCTGGTGGAACAATCACCGTGACCAACATTGGTGTGTTCGGCATGGACACTGGAACCCCCATCTTGAACCCAGGCGAAGTGGGCATTCTTGCCCTGGGAACAATCAAGCAAAAGCCGTGGGTTGTTGACGGTGAGGTTCGTCCACGTTTCGTCACCACCTTGGGTGCCAGCTTTGACCACCGCGTGGTTGATGGTGACGTGGCCAGCCGCTTCTTGGCTGACGTGGCCAGCGTGGTCGAAGAGCCTGCTCTACTTCTTGACTAA
- a CDS encoding alpha-ketoacid dehydrogenase subunit beta translates to MLNDPKVIMMGEDIGTLGGVFRVTEGLKQEFGANRVLDTPLAESGIVGTAIGLAMRGYRPVVEIQFNGFVYPAFDQITSQLAKLTNRHEGAMQFPVVIRIPYGGHIGAVEHHQESNEAYFLHTAGLRVVSPSNPHDAYWMIQESIQSNDPVIFFEPMSRYWPKADVDTSASNFPLHASRVVRQGTDVTVVGHGAMVSVLLQAAEVAAQEGMSLEVIDLRSLSPIDYAPVLESVRKTGRCVIAQEAPGNVSLASEVAATITEKAFYSLEAPVLRVTGFDTPFPPAKLEAIYLPDSDRVLDAVDRVLSY, encoded by the coding sequence ATGCTCAATGACCCCAAGGTCATCATGATGGGTGAAGACATTGGAACCCTCGGTGGTGTCTTCCGTGTCACCGAAGGACTCAAGCAGGAATTCGGTGCAAACCGCGTCCTCGATACCCCGCTCGCTGAATCCGGAATCGTGGGCACAGCAATTGGATTGGCCATGCGTGGCTACCGCCCTGTTGTTGAGATTCAGTTCAACGGATTTGTGTATCCCGCATTCGACCAGATCACCAGCCAACTGGCGAAGCTCACTAACCGTCACGAGGGCGCCATGCAGTTCCCGGTCGTGATTCGTATTCCTTACGGCGGTCACATTGGAGCTGTGGAGCACCACCAGGAAAGCAACGAGGCATACTTCTTGCACACCGCAGGTTTGCGCGTGGTCAGCCCCAGCAATCCTCACGATGCCTATTGGATGATTCAAGAATCTATCCAGTCCAACGACCCTGTGATTTTCTTCGAGCCGATGAGCCGTTATTGGCCCAAGGCAGATGTTGACACCTCAGCATCAAACTTCCCGCTGCATGCATCACGAGTCGTGCGCCAAGGAACCGACGTGACCGTTGTTGGTCATGGAGCTATGGTCAGCGTTCTGCTGCAAGCAGCAGAGGTCGCTGCCCAGGAAGGCATGAGCTTGGAAGTAATCGACCTGCGCTCACTTTCACCGATTGATTACGCGCCCGTTTTGGAATCTGTTCGCAAGACCGGTCGTTGTGTGATTGCTCAGGAAGCCCCCGGCAATGTGAGCCTGGCTTCCGAGGTTGCTGCCACCATCACAGAGAAGGCCTTCTACTCTCTTGAAGCACCCGTGTTGCGCGTGACCGGTTTCGACACCCCCTTCCCTCCAGCAAAGCTCGAGGCCATCTACCTGCCCGACTCGGACCGCGTCCTCGACGCTGTCGACCGAGTGCTGAGTTACTAG
- a CDS encoding thiamine pyrophosphate-dependent dehydrogenase E1 component subunit alpha, with amino-acid sequence MADETLDPMVQFLTPEGNFAPSESAEEFMPYFQRLTEADHRKFYRDMVVIRRFDTEATNLQRQGQLALWVPSHGQEGAQVGSAHATKDQDHIFPAYREHAIGMIRGIDVLDIIRVLRGLTHGGWDPTNPAYKNFHIYTLVIGSQALHATGYGMGINFDGTTNTGNPDTDQAVIVYFGDGATSQGDVSEAFVFAASYQTPQVFFVQNNHWAISVPVSTQARVPLYKRGEGFGIPGVQVDGNDVFASYAVTAKQLDDARSGKGPSLIEAHTYRIGAHTSSDDPTKYRTDAELDSWIARDPISRLEAFLRNAGAPQSFFDEVHQEAADFASDIRRRTIELPNPEPASMFTHVYTDPHPVTAEQSAWLAAYEASLDEQGGGH; translated from the coding sequence ATGGCCGATGAGACTTTAGATCCCATGGTGCAGTTCCTCACGCCCGAAGGTAACTTTGCTCCCAGCGAGAGCGCTGAAGAGTTCATGCCTTACTTTCAGCGACTGACTGAGGCTGATCACCGCAAGTTCTACCGCGACATGGTTGTCATTCGTCGTTTCGATACTGAAGCAACCAACCTGCAACGACAGGGACAACTCGCGTTATGGGTTCCAAGCCACGGTCAAGAGGGTGCACAGGTTGGTTCAGCTCACGCCACCAAAGACCAAGACCACATTTTCCCTGCTTACCGCGAGCATGCCATCGGCATGATTCGTGGCATTGATGTCTTAGACATCATCCGTGTTCTTCGCGGATTGACGCACGGCGGCTGGGATCCCACCAACCCTGCCTACAAGAACTTCCACATTTATACCCTCGTGATTGGTTCTCAGGCACTGCATGCCACCGGATACGGCATGGGCATCAACTTTGATGGCACCACCAACACCGGAAACCCCGACACCGACCAGGCAGTCATTGTGTACTTTGGTGACGGCGCCACAAGCCAGGGTGACGTCAGCGAAGCCTTTGTCTTCGCTGCCAGCTATCAAACTCCTCAGGTGTTCTTTGTGCAAAACAACCACTGGGCTATCTCGGTCCCGGTCAGCACTCAAGCACGTGTTCCGCTGTACAAGCGCGGTGAAGGCTTCGGCATCCCTGGCGTTCAGGTGGACGGTAATGACGTCTTTGCGAGCTACGCGGTAACAGCCAAGCAGCTCGATGATGCCCGCAGCGGTAAAGGTCCAAGCCTGATTGAGGCACACACCTACCGCATTGGCGCACACACCTCGAGTGATGATCCCACCAAATACCGCACCGATGCGGAGCTGGATTCTTGGATCGCCCGCGACCCCATCAGCCGTTTGGAAGCATTCCTGCGCAACGCTGGTGCACCCCAGTCCTTCTTTGATGAAGTTCACCAGGAGGCAGCTGACTTCGCTAGCGATATTCGCCGCCGCACCATCGAGCTTCCTAATCCTGAACCTGCCAGCATGTTCACCCATGTCTACACTGACCCACACCCGGTCACTGCAGAGCAAAGCGCGTGGCTGGCTGCCTATGAAGCATCCTTAGACGAGCAGGGAGGTGGTCACTAG
- a CDS encoding phage holin family protein, protein MKSFSLSVVINAIALWLTTVLLPENLWIIPRDQQAIGHILTLAFVAIVFGFVNGTVGRVLRFLAFPLFILTLGFMALVVNGLLLMFVAWLTQVFGFGYGLEVAGFWAGFWAALVLSIISWLLGLILRPAAKA, encoded by the coding sequence ATGAAGTCTTTTTCTCTTTCTGTCGTGATCAACGCGATTGCGCTCTGGCTGACCACTGTCTTGCTGCCCGAGAACCTCTGGATCATTCCCCGTGACCAACAGGCGATTGGTCATATTCTCACCTTGGCTTTTGTTGCCATTGTTTTCGGTTTTGTCAACGGAACTGTGGGTCGAGTACTTCGTTTCCTCGCATTCCCACTGTTTATCTTGACCCTCGGATTTATGGCCTTGGTTGTCAACGGTCTTCTTTTGATGTTTGTTGCTTGGTTGACTCAAGTCTTCGGATTTGGTTACGGCCTCGAGGTCGCTGGCTTCTGGGCTGGCTTCTGGGCTGCCCTAGTCCTCTCGATCATCAGCTGGCTTCTCGGACTTATTCTGCGTCCAGCAGCTAAGGCTTAA